One part of the Mycolicibacterium aromaticivorans JS19b1 = JCM 16368 genome encodes these proteins:
- a CDS encoding SHOCT domain-containing protein: MDWGSTWDFLWHFLIIFAWIAYLLVLFQILVDLFWRDHTTSGWIKAVWVIFLIVFPWLTALIYLIARGRGMTERAREAAVAAKKDTDAYIREAAGRSPAQEIEHAKQLFDAGTISQQEFESLKAKALS; this comes from the coding sequence ATGGACTGGGGCTCAACGTGGGATTTCTTGTGGCACTTCCTCATCATCTTCGCTTGGATCGCCTATCTGCTGGTGCTGTTCCAGATCCTGGTGGACCTGTTCTGGCGTGACCACACGACGTCCGGCTGGATCAAGGCCGTCTGGGTGATATTCCTGATCGTGTTCCCATGGCTGACCGCGCTGATCTACCTGATCGCCCGCGGTCGAGGCATGACCGAACGCGCCCGGGAAGCCGCGGTGGCCGCGAAGAAGGACACCGACGCCTATATCCGGGAGGCTGCCGGACGTTCTCCGGCACAGGAGATCGAGCACGCCAAGCAACTCTTCGATGCCGGGACCATCTCCCAGCAGGAGTTCGAGTCACTGAAGGCCAAGGCCCTCAGTTAG